The Paenibacillus sp. RUD330 genome has a segment encoding these proteins:
- a CDS encoding YafY family protein — protein MRIDRLISIIMLLMQRRKMDAKELAAILEVTTRTIYRDIEAINQAGIPIVTYPGRLGGIGILEEYKVDKKFFTNNDIRTMLIGLLGLQSVLKDEQSKNAIIKVKGMVPSNQLSLVERQTEQIVIDLTPWYADARLEQFLECVQRALDQQKILHFEYCNAQGGTSNREVEPYRLVHKGNHWYLQGFCRTKQEFRTFRVYRISNISLSKTTFVPSNFEIDEMDASFSKEVSWINVQIRFNENIKKTMIDYYGEDCIVSYSDGWYTATISLEDNEQGYDSLLRFTNHCECLSPSHIREHLIEKAAGILSLYGR, from the coding sequence ATGAGGATCGACCGATTAATCTCCATTATTATGCTTCTCATGCAACGCAGAAAAATGGATGCTAAAGAGCTGGCCGCCATTTTGGAAGTGACTACCCGTACGATTTACCGGGATATTGAAGCTATCAATCAGGCGGGTATTCCGATCGTAACCTACCCTGGACGTCTGGGCGGCATTGGTATTCTGGAAGAATATAAAGTAGATAAAAAGTTTTTTACCAACAACGACATTCGCACGATGCTTATTGGTTTGTTAGGCCTTCAATCTGTATTAAAAGACGAGCAATCCAAAAATGCCATTATCAAAGTCAAAGGTATGGTGCCTAGTAATCAATTATCGTTGGTTGAAAGACAAACGGAACAAATCGTCATTGACCTGACGCCGTGGTATGCAGACGCTCGTTTGGAGCAATTTCTAGAATGCGTGCAAAGAGCTTTGGATCAGCAGAAAATATTACATTTTGAATATTGCAACGCACAGGGAGGGACGTCCAACCGGGAAGTCGAGCCGTACCGACTTGTTCACAAGGGAAATCATTGGTACTTGCAAGGCTTTTGTCGGACAAAGCAGGAGTTTCGAACATTTAGAGTTTACCGGATATCTAATATTTCTCTATCAAAGACTACATTTGTCCCGAGCAATTTTGAAATCGATGAGATGGATGCATCATTCTCCAAAGAAGTATCATGGATAAACGTTCAAATTAGATTTAATGAGAATATTAAAAAGACGATGATAGATTATTATGGTGAAGATTGTATTGTTTCTTATTCGGATGGCTGGTACACTGCAACAATTTCATTGGAAGATAATGAGCAAGGTTATGACTCCTTATTAAGGTTTACCAATCACTGCGAATGTTTGAGCCCTTCGCATATCAGAGAACATTTAATTGAAAAAGCGGCTGGTATTTTGTCTTTATATGGACGATAG
- a CDS encoding VOC family protein, translated as MNENQMLHAENHTITPWITTKSTEKLIAFLASAFYAQELGRVYNADGSIGHAEVRIGDSKILMFDSPDEWPPFPCLIRLYVDDSDKFYAQAIEAGATSMTKVITQAWGERGGRVIDPFGNIWWITSKIEDVSPEEMIERSKQQKYIDAMEYAQKSFNPFLTDVEKS; from the coding sequence ATGAACGAGAACCAAATGTTGCATGCTGAGAACCATACCATTACCCCTTGGATCACTACAAAAAGCACAGAAAAATTGATTGCCTTTTTGGCTTCCGCCTTTTATGCACAGGAACTTGGCCGGGTATACAATGCTGACGGAAGCATAGGGCATGCAGAGGTACGCATCGGTGATTCAAAAATTCTCATGTTCGATTCTCCTGACGAATGGCCGCCGTTTCCTTGCTTAATTCGTCTGTACGTGGACGACAGTGATAAATTTTATGCTCAGGCCATAGAGGCCGGCGCTACATCCATGACGAAAGTGATAACCCAGGCATGGGGGGAACGAGGTGGAAGAGTAATTGATCCGTTCGGGAATATATGGTGGATAACATCCAAAATAGAGGACGTTAGTCCTGAAGAAATGATAGAGCGGTCAAAACAGCAAAAGTATATCGATGCTATGGAATATGCCCAGAAGAGCTTTAATCCATTTTTGACGGATGTGGAAAAGAGCTGA
- a CDS encoding flavodoxin family protein has protein sequence MNPKNHSQKLLILVGSPRREGNSAALAAAVQRGAEQVRTQVSLRFIDSYISSFLHDCRTCRLPDGECAIADQYRTLFFDDFLPADGVVFCSPVYWYGLSAQTKAFFDRTFCYYAASYSESAHVMERMSRKRIGLALASEETYPGASLGIIHQIQEYSRYTDSEFVGVVRGFGNSRGEVVNDPSSPVTAAEQLGREFFRGKYSDYRIDTQRSGRVWPSDSTN, from the coding sequence TTGAATCCAAAAAACCATTCACAAAAGCTGCTTATCCTCGTTGGCAGCCCGCGACGCGAAGGGAATTCTGCCGCGCTTGCAGCAGCTGTTCAGCGTGGCGCCGAGCAGGTGAGAACTCAGGTATCGTTGCGGTTCATTGACTCGTACATTTCAAGCTTCCTCCATGATTGCCGGACATGTCGTCTTCCGGACGGCGAGTGCGCTATTGCCGACCAGTACCGGACGCTGTTTTTCGATGACTTTCTACCGGCCGACGGTGTGGTGTTCTGTTCCCCGGTGTACTGGTACGGGTTATCAGCTCAGACAAAAGCGTTCTTCGATCGCACATTCTGCTATTATGCAGCGTCGTACTCGGAATCGGCCCATGTTATGGAGAGGATGTCCCGCAAGCGTATTGGCCTTGCGCTGGCTTCCGAGGAGACTTATCCGGGCGCATCGCTCGGCATTATCCATCAAATTCAGGAGTATTCCCGCTACACAGACTCCGAATTTGTTGGTGTCGTACGAGGCTTCGGCAACAGCCGCGGCGAGGTGGTGAATGACCCAAGCTCTCCGGTTACCGCCGCCGAGCAGCTTGGCCGTGAATTTTTCCGGGGCAAATATTCCGATTACCGCATAGACACCCAGAGGAGCGGGCGAGTGTGGCCTTCGGATTCGACTAATTAG
- a CDS encoding LysR family transcriptional regulator: protein MELIDLKVFLSIAEEGSISRAAERLEYVQSNVTARIRKLESELGVELFHRHSKGVTLSEKGIVFRKYALTIMNLSEEAVKEVRETSYPSGSLAIGVVETVTCGNFMNILSDFQLQYPDVSLSFITGTSSELLAKVLNYQLDGAFITGDIKSPQLICEYTMQEQVKLLTKKTDEVYPDLSNTKWAVSPKGCPFRAILEEWLGNKGIPLVNMIEIGSLETLLSCVRSGLAATLLPESVLTGAYKSLGAFTIPAAFRCTQTNLVRRNAPFSSKALTAFVEMVKIAGLE, encoded by the coding sequence ATGGAACTGATTGATCTCAAAGTATTTTTGAGCATTGCAGAAGAAGGCAGTATTTCGCGGGCAGCTGAACGATTGGAGTACGTGCAGTCGAATGTTACCGCGCGAATCCGTAAGCTGGAGTCTGAATTGGGGGTAGAGTTGTTCCACAGACATTCCAAAGGCGTCACACTATCTGAGAAGGGGATCGTATTCCGCAAATATGCGCTAACGATTATGAATTTGTCCGAAGAAGCGGTTAAAGAGGTCCGGGAGACTTCTTATCCAAGCGGCTCCTTAGCGATCGGCGTTGTAGAGACCGTTACGTGCGGAAATTTTATGAACATCTTATCAGATTTTCAATTGCAATACCCTGATGTATCGCTTTCCTTTATAACTGGAACCTCATCGGAGCTTCTTGCAAAGGTGCTAAACTATCAATTGGATGGCGCCTTCATCACTGGTGATATCAAGTCGCCTCAGTTGATTTGTGAATATACGATGCAGGAGCAGGTCAAGCTACTGACCAAAAAAACAGATGAGGTTTACCCGGACCTGTCGAATACAAAATGGGCTGTTTCTCCGAAGGGATGTCCATTCAGAGCTATTTTGGAGGAGTGGCTTGGCAACAAAGGAATACCTCTGGTGAATATGATTGAAATCGGTTCGTTGGAAACGCTCCTGAGTTGTGTGCGGTCCGGTCTTGCTGCTACGCTGCTGCCTGAATCCGTGCTGACTGGAGCCTACAAGTCGCTGGGTGCATTCACGATTCCGGCAGCGTTTAGGTGTACGCAGACAAACCTGGTTCGCCGGAATGCTCCATTTTCCAGTAAAGCCTTGACAGCTTTCGTAGAGATGGTGAAGATTGCTGGCCTGGAATAA
- a CDS encoding alpha/beta fold hydrolase has translation MEYEILELGDYTLQSGAVLNNAFLAYKTYGTLNAEKNNVILYPTALGDTHRSNEWLIGEGMALDPNKYFIIVPNLLGNGLSSSPSNIEIPSDKNSFPLITIYDNVRIQHHLMMYKLGIKKIALVTGWSLGAMQAFEWGAAYPNMVQRIAPFNGTAKTWPHTYAFFEGVKAPLETNGTSTSLRAVGRIYAGWGLSHAFYRNSCYKELGYDSLDEFIAGFWEQNFLTLDPYNLLAMIRTGQHADISNNPLYKGDFNKALQSIKAQACIMPGKTDLYFTHDDSMYEADHMPNACIHPIDSIWGHFAGRGIHQPDISFINDALNNLLSN, from the coding sequence ATGGAATATGAGATTTTGGAGCTAGGCGATTATACCCTGCAGTCAGGTGCAGTGCTAAATAACGCTTTTCTCGCATACAAAACTTATGGGACTTTGAATGCTGAGAAGAACAATGTTATTTTGTATCCTACAGCTCTGGGCGATACCCATCGAAGTAATGAATGGTTGATCGGCGAAGGTATGGCACTGGATCCGAATAAATACTTTATTATTGTTCCAAATCTTTTAGGAAACGGCTTGTCTTCATCCCCTAGCAACATAGAAATACCGTCAGATAAGAACTCATTTCCTCTTATTACAATCTATGATAATGTGCGAATACAGCACCATCTCATGATGTACAAACTAGGAATTAAGAAGATTGCTCTGGTCACAGGCTGGTCATTAGGAGCTATGCAAGCCTTTGAATGGGGAGCCGCTTATCCCAATATGGTTCAACGGATAGCACCTTTTAACGGAACAGCCAAGACTTGGCCTCACACCTATGCCTTCTTTGAAGGTGTAAAAGCTCCACTGGAGACTAACGGCACGAGCACAAGCTTACGAGCCGTAGGACGTATTTACGCCGGATGGGGACTCTCGCATGCGTTCTATCGTAATAGCTGCTACAAGGAGCTAGGGTACGATTCATTAGATGAGTTTATTGCCGGTTTCTGGGAGCAAAACTTTCTTACGCTTGACCCTTACAACTTATTGGCAATGATTCGCACAGGGCAACATGCCGACATCAGCAATAATCCCTTGTACAAGGGTGATTTCAATAAGGCACTCCAAAGTATCAAGGCCCAAGCCTGCATTATGCCAGGAAAAACAGATCTCTATTTTACGCACGATGATAGCATGTACGAAGCCGATCATATGCCGAACGCATGCATACATCCAATAGACTCCATTTGGGGACATTTTGCTGGAAGGGGTATTCATCAGCCTGATATCTCATTTATTAATGATGCACTAAATAATCTTCTATCCAATTGA
- a CDS encoding bacteriophage abortive infection AbiH family protein yields the protein MTSLFIIGNGFDIAHGMRTSYEDFHQYLKEEYPDASFDGCVPEAQMMPDGDMSYGDIDVVGFLMEVITNAEPEGEKWSDLETSLGYLNLDEYLDNFDDEDDDNEWHKVYRNEDLSNNLVGAVLEITDYFAGWINTIDIDEVSPKSEFEKLIDNGKDLFLTFNYTATLEALYEAKNVCHIHGKQGGKLLFGHGNNTDYTEEYMGRHVGSENSLQGMQEKLRKNTTEAIKVNEDFFNSIRTISVDKVYSFGFSFSEVDKIYITEICRRLTNADVTWYLNDFDDIVLRKEYENVIKSCGFNGVFDTYHVS from the coding sequence ATGACTAGTTTATTTATTATTGGTAATGGGTTTGACATAGCTCACGGAATGAGGACATCCTATGAAGACTTTCATCAATATCTTAAGGAGGAATATCCGGATGCTTCATTCGATGGATGTGTACCCGAAGCTCAAATGATGCCTGATGGTGATATGAGTTATGGTGATATTGATGTAGTAGGTTTCTTAATGGAGGTCATTACTAATGCCGAGCCGGAAGGTGAAAAATGGTCCGATCTCGAAACATCACTTGGTTATTTAAATTTAGATGAATACCTCGATAACTTTGATGATGAAGATGATGATAACGAGTGGCATAAAGTTTACAGAAATGAAGACCTATCAAACAACCTTGTCGGAGCAGTATTGGAGATTACCGATTATTTTGCTGGATGGATCAATACAATTGATATTGATGAAGTATCTCCCAAGAGTGAGTTTGAAAAGTTGATTGATAATGGTAAAGATCTTTTCCTAACCTTCAACTACACTGCTACGTTAGAGGCGCTATACGAAGCGAAGAATGTTTGCCACATTCACGGAAAGCAAGGCGGCAAATTATTGTTCGGGCATGGAAACAATACTGATTATACAGAAGAATATATGGGGCGCCATGTTGGTTCTGAGAACTCACTACAAGGTATGCAAGAAAAATTAAGAAAGAACACAACCGAAGCTATTAAGGTGAACGAGGACTTCTTTAATAGTATTAGAACAATATCTGTTGATAAAGTATATTCATTCGGATTTTCTTTCTCCGAAGTTGATAAAATATACATAACGGAGATTTGTCGCAGATTAACGAATGCAGATGTTACTTGGTATCTAAATGACTTTGATGATATTGTACTACGTAAGGAATACGAAAATGTTATTAAATCTTGTGGCTTTAATGGTGTGTTTGATACTTATCATGTTTCCTAG